A window of the Archocentrus centrarchus isolate MPI-CPG fArcCen1 chromosome 17, fArcCen1, whole genome shotgun sequence genome harbors these coding sequences:
- the LOC115796203 gene encoding zinc finger protein 574-like, with product MCSVVGCNSWRHNVQRFRLPEDPERRLEWVQFLFEVNRQRLKESSWTDITICREHFTDDCFVSLTLTDTVQLKPGAVPSLCVNTEPEEPAVNPLNVEPVEMTDAVSQCDGLQLCNSSNSSPEITEHTLRDALTPGSSNTDLNQELPALQKGKYIVNENCLLELFGHKCPSCGGRLQMVKVTYGELIILNQRCLKCDYKNQWKSQASASVPTAADGGLTGGTKTPETQLAVLTDDNANTAVLSEIVTLSEEKSDPSDDEEESKTGGMSSDGDWNPTEEFLVADELTKESEEETEDEGAEEDFDSPGGLEINELCTECGRFFLILKPHTCEHKIKPYSCNICGKRCVSEISLKNHSKVHNETYELPCKYCYITFKTRVDKFKHEQTHQDKKDPFKCPDCPKTFGTSKERRSHLAKHRVSREFKCGVCGIEFKDIHHLRRHSVVHTGLKPYKCSVCQRGFNQTSHLKSHMRLHTGERPYKCQLCDKCFNHNVSLKSHVQRCHMSSSGPRQIDERANDAEGMKNKRDVDSEFDSGEEKQEVQRERSVKPKNKRSTGRPRGRPRRNSAGEIKGKRSNAKTPESKAQKLKKTGSSDEESEDKQSGSDGSFDSAEEEEEEEEEEEEEEEEEEEEEEEEEEEEEEEEEEEDETMRRSMESTRRRPNNDSDSDFDPEVEAKKKRYSSQKSVKKRRERSKKGLVV from the exons ATGTGCTCCGTAGTCGGTTGTAATTCGTGGCGACACAATGTGCAGCGGTTCAGGTTACCAGAGGACCCAGAGAGGAGACTGGAGTGGGTCCAGTTTCTTTTTGAAGTCAACCGGCAGCGACTTAAAGAATCGTCCTGGACCGATATCACTATTTGCAGGGAACATTTCACAGACGACTGCTTTGTAAGCTTGACTCTGACGGACACGGTCCAGCTGAAGCCCGGTGCTGTCCCTTCACTGTGCGTCAACACGGAACCAGAAGAACCTGCGGTGAACCCGCTGAATgtg GAGCCTGTGGAAATGACAGatgcagtcagtcagtgtgaTGGCCTACAGTTATGTAATAGCTCAAATTCCTCCCCAGAAATAACAGAACATACCTTGAGAG ATGCGCTCACTCCTGGATCTTCAAACACAGATTTAAACCAGGAACT GCCTGCACTTCAGAAAGGCAAATACATAGTGAATGAAAACTGCCTCCTCGAGTTGTTTGGCCACAAGTGTCCATCGTGTGGAGGCAGACTCCAGATGGTGAAAGTCACCTATGGGGAACTTATTATCTTGAACCAACGGTGCCTTAAGTGTGACTACAAAAACCAGTGGAAAAGTCAGGCCAGTGCCAGTGTCCCAACAGCTGCAGATGGGGGCCTGACAGGAGGCACCAAAACTCCAGAGACCCAGCTG GCGGTGCTAACAGACGACAATGCCAACACTGCAGTTTTGTCTGAGATTGTTACTTTGAGTGAAGAAAAAAGCGATCCTTCAGATGACGAAGAGGAAAGCAAGACAGGCGGGATGAGTTCAGATGGGGACTGGAATCCAACGGAGGAATTCTTGGTGGCTGACGAGCTCACAAAGGAGTCTGAGGAGGAAACTGAGGATGAAGGCGCAGAGGAAGATTTCGATTCCCCGGGTGGCCTCGAAATTAATGAGCTCTGCACCGAGTGTGGACGCTTTTTCCTCATCTTGAAGCCTCACACGTGCGAGCACAAAATAAAGCCCTATTCCTGCAATATTTGTGGAAAAAGGTGTGTTTCtgagatttctttaaaaaatcatAGCAAAGTCCACAATGAAACCTACGAGCTTCCATGCAAATATTGCTATATCACTTTCAAAACCAGGGTGGACAAATTTAAACACGAGCAGACCCACCAAGATAAAAAAGATCCCTTTAAATGTCCCGACTGTCCAAAAACATTTGGCACCAGTAAAGAACGCAGGTCCCACCTGGCAAAGCACAGAGTCTCGAGGGAGTTCAAATGTGGAGTCTGTGGGATTGAATTTAAGGACATACATCATCTTAGGAGGCACTCTGTTGTGCACACCGGGCTGAAACCATACAAGTGTTCGGTGTGCCAGCGTGGCTTCAACCAGACGAGCCACCTGAAATCCCACATGCGCCTGCACACCGGGGAGCGGCCTTACAAGTGCCAGCTCTGTGACAAATGCTTCAACCACAACGTGAGCTTGAAGAGTCACGTCCAGCGTTGCCACATGTCGAGCTCTGGACCTCGACAGATAGATGAAAGGGCAAATGATGCTGAGGGCATGAAGAATAAGAGAGACGTGGACTCTGAGTTTGACAGCggagaagaaaaacaagaggTTCAGAGGGAGAGATCAGTGAAGccgaaaaataaaagaagcacaGGTAGGCCCAGAGGAAGGCCGAGGAGAAATTCGGCAGGGGAAATTAAAGGCAAGCGTTCAAACGCAAAAACGCCAGAATCAAAGGCGCAGAAGTTAAAGAAAACAGGCTCCAGTGATGAGGAGAGTGAAGACAAGCAGTCAGGCAGTGATGGATCCTTTGACTcggcagaagaggaggaggaagaagaagaagaagaggaggaggaagaagaagaagaagaagaagaggaggaggaagaagaagaagaagaagaagaggaggaggaggaggaggatgagacAATGAGGAGGAGCATGGAGAGCACAAGAAGGAGACCAAACAATGACAGTGACTCTGATTTTGACCCAGAAGtagaagcaaagaaaaagcgGTACAGCAGCCAGAAGAGTGTTAAGAAACGGAGAGAACGATCAAAGAAGGGTCTAGTGgtctga